DNA sequence from the Sinorhizobium alkalisoli genome:
TCACTGGAGCGCGGCCTATACGTGCCTCGGCGAGAAGAACCGCGAGGCGACGCTCAGGATCTGCCCGACGCTCGATCTCGCCGGCAGCAATCCGGCGCGTCAGTTCAACATGGAGTACCGGGCCGCGGATGCCTGCGCGAGCCCGCATCTGTCGCTCGGCGTCGTGCTCAAAGCGGGCCTCGAAGGCATCAGGACCGGCCTCGATCAGCCGCCGCTGGTCAACTCGGATCCGTCCGCGCTTTCGGCGGAAGAACAGCAGAGGCTCGGCATTCGTCGTCTTCCTGAAAGTCTCGCGGAAGCGCTCGATACGCTGGCAGAAGACGAGGTCGTTACGGGGTGGTTCGCCAAGGAATTTCTCGAGTGCTACGCCGCGATGAAGCGCAAGGAGATCGAAATCGTCGAGGACTTGTCCGCGGACGAACTCTGCAGCCGCTACGCGGCCGTCTATTGAGGATTGTTCGATGACGTCCCCAATGGCCATCAAAGATATCGGTCGACCGCGCCACGACGCGAGCCAGCCGCTGCTGGCGATCGACGAGCCGCCGCCCTATGCCGTCTTCAATCCGGACGGAGCCGCGCCGATTCTGCTCCTGTGCGAGCATGCCTCCAACCGCATTCCCCGCGCGCTCGGCGACATGGGCCTGCCGCATCACGACCGCCAGCGACACATCGCCTGGGACATCGGCGCGCTGGCGCTGGCGCAGCAATTGAGCCTCAGCCTCGACGCTCCTCTCTTCTTCACCAACTATTCTCGGCTCGTCATCGACTGCAACAGGCCGCTCTCGGCGCCCTCCTTCATTCCCGAGGTCAGCGAGACGACGGAAATCCCCGTGAACCGCGATTTGAGCCTGGCGGAACGGCAGCGGCGGATAGACACGCTCTTCACGCCCTTTGCCGACGCGGTCGCGCGTCGGCTGGACCTCATCGAAGCCAGGGGCGATCGACCCTTTATCGTCGGGGTTCACAGCTTCACGCCGGTCTATTTCGGCCGGCAACGCCCCTGGCAGGTCGGCATCCTCTACGGCGAGGCTGTCCGTTTTGCGCAGTCCTTGATCCGGGGCTTGAGTGGCGAGAGCGGGCTGACGGTCGGCGACAACGAGCCCTACATCATTCACCCGGACGAGGATTATACGGTTCCCGTCCACGCCGACGCGCGCAAGCTGCCGGGCGTGCTACTCGAGGTGCGACACGACCTGATCAGCGACCTAGCCGGCGTCGCCGCCTGGGGGGAACGGCTGACGCAGCATTTGAAGTCCTCTGTCGGGGAGGCGGTTCTGGCCCCGAATCCCGGGCGATCGTCGGAGCAGGGCGAGAAGCGGCGCTAAGCTCGCTCCGCCCAAATCTTCGCCAGTTCGACGATCGTCTTCACCGCTTTCTCCATGTCCTGCCGGCTGATCCATTCGAGCGGCGAATGAAAGGCATGGCCGCCGGCGAAGAGATTGGCCGACGGCAGGCCCATGAACGAGAGGCGTGAACCGTCGGTGCCGCCGCGGATGCTGCCGCGCACCGGCACCATGCCGGCGCGACGGATCGCCTCCATGGCATTGTCGACGACCTCCGGATGGCGGTCGAGGATTGTCTTCATGTTGCGATATTGCTCCTTCACCTCGAAGGCATAGGTGGAGCCGGGATAGTCCAGCATCACGCTCCTGGTCAGGTCCCGCAGCATCTCTTCCTTGGCGGCAAGGCCCTCCTCCTCGAAATCGCGGACGATGAAGCTCAACAGCGCCTTTTCCATCGAGCCGGTGAGGCCGGTCGGATGGACGAAGCCGTCGCGGCCCTCGGTCGTCTCCGGCGCCATGGTCGCCGGCAGCCGCGCCACGATCGCCGCGGCGATCTTGACGGCGTTTTCCATCTTGTCTTTGGCAAAGCCCGGATGGATCGCGACGCCGTGGATGGTGATGTCGACGCGGTCCGCCGAGAAGGTTTCGTCCTCTATATGGCCGGCCGTCTCGCCGTCGACCGTATAGGCGAAATCGGCGCCGAGCTTCTGGACGTCCACCTTGTCGACACCGCGCCCGATCTCCTCGTCGGTGGTGAAGAGCAGCTTGATCGTGCCGTGCGGGATGTCGGGGTTGGAGACAAGGACCTCGGCCGCCGTCATGATCTCGGCGATGCCGGCCTTGTCGTCGGCGCCGAGCAGGGTCGTGCCGTCGGTGGTTATGATGTCGTTGCCGATCTGGTGGGCAAGCGCCGGATTGTCACGCATCCGTATCACCTGCTGGGGGTCGCCGGGAAGCGGAATGTCGCCGCCGGCATAGTGGCGGACGATCTGCGGCCTGACATTCGTGCCGGTGTAGTCGGGCGCCGTATCCATGTGCGAGCAGAAGCAGATGACCGGCACCGGCCTGTCGACATTGGACGGGATCGTTGCGTGGACATAGCCGTGCTCATCCATATGTGCGTCGGCGAGATTGATCGCCAGCAGCTCCTCGACCAGCAGGCGGCCGAGATTCTTCTGCTTTTCCGTGGAGGGCTGCGTCAGCGACAGGGGGTCGGATTGGGTGTCGATGACGACGTAGCGCAGGAAGCGCTCGGCAACGGTATCGATCATGGGCGGTTCCACTGCATTGTTGCACCGATAAGTATGAACTGAGCCGGCGGAAAGGTGGACGGAAGAGCGCTCTTCATCGCGCGGCATTGCCGTTCTCGCGCGCTTTTGCTGGCACTTCAATCCCAACCGGCGCATGATTGACCGACGGCGGGCGCACTTTGCCCGACGCCGAATGCGATCGCGGGGCTCGAAAGAGGCGAGTGGGAACCTATTTCACAGAATTGCAGCGCCTGTGTGCGGCCCCAAGGACGCTAGGGCGCCGGAGGAGTGCAACCAGAAACCCGTTGAGGAGGATAAGGTGAGCGGACACGTTTACAAGAAGGTGGAACTGATCGGCAGTTCGCCGGTCTCGATCGACGAGGCCATCGAAGCGGCGATCTCCCGAGCCTCACAGTCGATGCGAAACCTCGACTGGTTCGAAGTCGACCAGGTCCGGGGCCAGATCGTCAACGGCAAGGTGGCGCACTACCAGGTGGTGATGAAGGTCGGATTCCGCATCGAGGAATAGGCTGTGGGTTTGGCGATCCGCGAGCAATCTGCTCGCGGATCGCAGTAATGTGAGATCAGCGCCAGCCACCTGCCCAGTAGCGGTCCTTCAGATCGGCGAGGCGATCTTCGATTGTTGCGATGATGTCCTCCATGCGCGAGGACCGCCGCGAAGGCCAGTAGGGGCGGGCGGTGGCCGCCAGGACCAGCGCGACGAGCCCGATTACCGCAAGCGCGGTCCAGGCCGGATGCTCGCGTGCCATGGCTCCGGCCCGGCGGCTCGCATCCACTGCGGTGTTGGCAACCGCCCTGCCGGACGTAAGGCCCATTTCGGTGAGCGTGTCCTTCAAGGCATTGACCTGTTCGCGAAGGGAGCGGACTTGCTCCTCGACGCTCTGTTCCGGCACGCCGACCTTTCCGGTTTTTGTGTCGACGACGCCGCGCGGAACGGCGGAACCGAGCGATCTGTTCTGTGCCATTTGCTAATCCTCCATCTCTTGCATGTTCGGTTGGGCGACAGTCCGGGAGAGAAACGGCAGGTTGCCTCGGTGAGTTCCGTTGTCCGGCAATCCTCGCGCGGACCAGTGTTCAAAAAGCGCCGCGTCACGTCTCGCCGGGATTTGCGGCTAAGCGGTCATAGAGATGCGGGGCGAGGGCATTCTCCGTCTTCTGCTCGGACGCCATTGCCTCCAGATAGGCCGCGGGCCCGGAACGCTTCATGGCCGCGAAGCCGCGATATCTCTTCTGAACATCGCCAAGGTCGTCCGGATTGCCGATAGTGCGGCAGGCATCGCCCATCACGAGATCGGCGTGGCGCTCAAGCGTGGCGACGCGTTTCGGCTGGCGTTCGCAACTGACGGCTGCCGTCAGCACATCGAGAATCCTGATCAGCACTGCGGTACTGCCCGACCCGCTTTGGCGGATCATATGAAACATCACGTCGACAAGCCCGTCATACTCAACTGCCGGCATGACCAGGCCAGGCTTGCCCTCGTGGAGCACGACGCCGCTCGGCAGACGCAATGGCGCCACATCGCACAGAGCTGCGCCGAGGCGGTCGATAACGCTGATCGCCGTGTGAGGGTCGTTCACGCCGGGCGAGAGGGCACGAATCGCGACTTCGACAAGCTGCCTTATCGCGAATTCGATGTCGTCGGCACCGCTGCGGTCCCAGCCGAGCGCGGTGGCGCTGCGGATTGCCTGTTCGACACCGTCGACCGGCGGTTTCACGAGAGCGATCGGTGCGCCGGGGAATACGCGATCACCCGGCCCGACGAGCAGGCGGATGACCGTGTGCCTGTCTGCGGCCCATTTCGCAAGGCTGGCGGTATCGAGTTGCTGGAGGTAGCCGCGCCGCTGATCGACGACGGGGACGGCATCGCGCCAAAAAACCGGTGGTGGGGGTCGAGACTGCGGTCCATCGGCGGACAGACCGTCGATTGCACGCCTGACATTCTTGCTCACCAGGTCGATCACCGTGTCGACGTTGATCCGCCCCGCCATGTGGCCGACGAAATACACCAGCATCGCGACGCAGACGAAAGCGAGGCCGATGCCGACCGTAAGGGCGAGATGCGGAACGAAGGCACCCTCGGCCTCGGTGCGGACCGTCCGCAGTACCATCAGGGCGTAGGAGAAGGTGCCGAGAAATGCCCCCAGGACCGTCTGGTTGCCGCGGTCTCTCGTGAAGTTGTGCAACAGCCGCGGGCCCATCTGCTGGGCCGCCAGTGAAAGTGCCGCGATGGTAATGGTAAAGACGGTGCCGGCAATGCCGATCGTCGTGGATGCGACCGCACCCAGCAGCGTGCGGGCGCCTTCCGCCCCGCCATTGTAGAGCCAGGCGCTTTCCACCATCCAATCAGGAACAGCGCCGGCCTGGTCGAGACGGACCAGCATCAAAGCAAAAAGAACTCCCCCGGCGGTGAGGATCGCCGGGAGTATCCAAAAGCTCTCGTCGATCGCGGCGAGAGCCTGGTTGAGGCGTGCCTTCACAAGGACCTCCACGGAGCCTCGGACGACGGGCGATGATCCCGCAAGGCTAACCCCAAAGACGGTCTGGTGGTTCCCATGCGGGCCGTGCGGTTGGTTCCGCCGGTGCCAAGCACCGGCGGCCGATCGCGCCTTTATCACGCAAGGCAGACCCGCTTCGTCGTCCCGTCGCTGACGGACGGGGCCGTTCCGCCACTGTCATCTCCAGCGCCGTGGTCGGTCTCGCTTGCAAGTGGCCTGCGACGACCTCCTGTGGCAAAGCGATGCCGGTGGGGCGCCGTCCACGCCAACGCTTTTGCGGAATCCGCTCAGCCATCGACGACTTCGACAACGGTGACGTCGAAGACGAGGTCCTGGCCCGCGAGCGGGTGATTAGCATCCAGCGTCACCTGGTTCTCGTCGAGGCCGAGGACGGTAACGGCCATCTGCTGGCCGTCCGGGCCGGTCCCCTGCAGTCTCGTTCCGACCGCGACACCTTCGGGCACGACCGAACGCGGCATCGTCTGCACCTTGGCGTCGTCGTGCGGGCCGTAGGCTTCTCGCGCCGGAACGGTGACGGTATTCGTTTCTCCGACTTCCATTCCGTTGATTTCGCGGTCGAGCCCGGGAATGATCTGACCCGCGCCGACCTTGAGCTCCAGCGGCTCCCGGCCTTGCGAAGAGTCGACCGCGGAACCGTCCGCCAGCTTGGCGGTGTAGTGAATGCGAACCACGTCGCCGTTCTTGACTTCGGTCATTGCTTGCTCTCGACTTGTGCTTGAGGGAAATTTCGGTCGCGGGCCCATGAGCCCCTTGCGCCGGGCGAGATGCCGGTCCTGCCGACATCCAGCGCATCGCCCGAAAATTGTAATCGATCTTCGGAAAGCTCGATGCGCAGATTCCAAGCGTTACAGCGACCGTTGCGCGTCTGAAAAGACGGGCGGCGCTGTAATGTCAGCGGGAATCTAGGGCGCCGACGACAGATTTAAACCGCTGACGACAGGGAAGGTGACGCGATCCCACTTGGCGACCGCCTCTCGGGTGAGCGTCGGGCGGCGGCGGGAACAATTTTCGGCCGAAACGGATTCCTCCGCCAGTTGCCACCTGGGACATGAAAGCTTGGCTTGGAAAACGATATTTGCCGGAAAGTCGCGGCCATGGCGGCGCGCAGGCCGGCCGATCATCAAGGAAGCGGAGAACGCCTGGCGCAGCGTGGCTGCAGAGCGCGTGGGCTTCCTCATCGATGCCGCCGCCTATTATGCATGCGTCGCGCGCGTCATGGAGCAGGCGGAGGAGCAGATCTGGATCACCGGATGGGACTTCGATCCTCGCATTAGGCTGCGACCCGAAGATCCGCAATCGGAGACGCTCGGGGCATTCCTGGAGCGGCTCGCGGGGCAAAGACCGAAGGTGAGAATCCGGATTCTCATCTGGGCGATGGGACCGATCTATTCGGGAAAGTCCTTGCGGCTGTTTCGCCGGCAGAAATGGGCGGCACATCCGCAGATCGAACTCCGCTTTGCAAACCATCGGGCGTTTCGCGGCTCGCATCATCAGAAGCTCGTTTCGATCGACGATCGCATCGCTTTCGTCGGCGGCATCGACCTTACGGCGCGCCGCTGGGACAGGCCGGATCACTTGGCGGAAAACGATCTCCGACGCGATCCGGATGGAAAGCCCTACGACCCGGTGCATGATATCCAGGTGGTGCTGGAGGGTGCGGCAAGCCGAGCCATCGGCGACCTCTGCCGCGCGCGCTGGAAATCGTCGGTCGGGGAAGAGATAAGTCCTCCGACGCGGCAGGCCGCCGCGTGGCCGGCCGGCACCGTGCCGATCCTGACGGATTGCCGGATCGCGATTGCGCGCACCGAGCCGGAATACGGCGACCGCCGAGGGCGGCAGGAGGCCGTAAGGCTGACGCTGGATGCGCTTCGCAGCGCGAGCCGCCACATCTATATCGAGAACCAGTATTTCGCCTCGAAAAGGATCGGCGCGCTGCTCTGCCGGCGCCTGCAGGAGCCGGATGGCCCGGAAATCGTCGTGGTCACCACCTTCAGTTCGCACGGCATTCTGGAAAGACTATTCATGGGGATCAACCGCGACCGCCTTGTCCGGCGGCTCAAGCAGGCCGACCGCCATGGCAGGCTGCGGGTGGTTTATCCGGTCGTCCCTGCAGCGGATGGCTCCGAACAGGAAGTGATCATCCATTCCAAGCTCGTCGTCATCGACGAGCGGTTCCTTCGCGTCGGCTCGTCGAATTTCAACAACCGCTCGGAAGGGCTCGATACGGAATGCGACGTTGCCGTCGAAGCCGCGAGCGATCAGCAATGCGTGGCAATCCAACAGATTCGCAACGGCCTTCTGGCGGAACATCTCGACGTCAACCCGGCGGAAGTCGACACCATGGTGCGGGAGACCGGTTCCCTTGTCGCCGTCATCGACAGGCTGAACGTGAACAGGCGCGGTCTGCGGCCTTTCGACGGGCTCAAGGAGGACGGGGCGACTTCTCTCGTCTGGGGCACGGACATCGTCGACCCACGCCGGCCGGTCAGGCCGCTTCACGATTCGCTCGTCCTCGTGCGGCGCTGGGGCGGTCAGCTTTTCGCCTTGCTTGCGAGGCTTTTCGCCTCGTCGAAACGCAGAAACTCCGCGATTGAAAGGGAGATCAAGCCGAGCGGAAGCGGCAGAAAAAAGTAGATCGCCCGGAATGCGATCAGCGCCCCGATATTGGCGGTCTGGCCGAGCAGAAAGGCGATGGTCGCTTCGAGCACGCCGATTCCGCCTGGGACGTGGCTGACAAGGGCCGCGACATTGGCGCCGACATAGGCGGTCGCGGTCTCGAGGAAAGCCGGCGTCCCGAATGCCAGCACCAGTTGATGCAGGCACGCGCTGACGCAGAGGAAATTGGCCGTGCCGACGACCACCTGACCGGCTGCAAGCGGCAGGGAGGGCATTTCGAAGGTCCATTGGAAAAGACGCACCGATCCCCGGAGCAAGCCCGCAAGCATCACATAGCCGAGCGACCCCGCCAGGCAGGTGATGCCGAGCAGAAGGGCCCCGGTTCGCGACAGCCCGATGATCCGCGCCGCGCTCTCCGGCACGGCGAGACAGGAAAGGCCGGCCAGGGTGGCAAGGCCCAGGCCGACGGTAACGGCGCAGAACAGGATGATCTTTGCCACTTCCTCGCCGCTGAAACCCCAGCGTGAATAGAAGCGGTACCGAATGGCTCCGCTGCTCAAGGCCGCCACGCCTACATTGTGGCCGATCGCGAGGCTGGTGAAGGAGGTGATGGCCACGCGGCGATAGGCGAGCCTTTGCCCGACATAGCGAACCGCAAGCGTGTCGAACAGCGTCAGACAGAAATAGGAGAGGCAGACGAAACCGATACCGGCGAGCAGATGGCCGAGGGGGATCTGCAGGATCACACCCAGGATTTCGCCGAACGTGTATCGGCTGAGCGCCCGGTATATCAGCCAGCCGGCGACGCCGATGGCGGTGAATATGAACAGACGTGCAATAATCTTCTTTGGCAAGGTCCCGTTCCTCGGTCGCGTCCATCGGAACGAAATGCAGGTCCCGCGTGTTCCCGGATGCGAAAGGGCTGCACAGGGAATGCCTCGAGCGATACGCCTGCTGACCTACAACGTTCACAGCTGCTTCGGCACCGACCGCAAGCTCGACCCTGCGCGCATCGGCGAGGTCATCCGCGAATGCGGCCCCGACATTATCGCGCTCCAGGAGGTCGACGTCGGCCGCGCGCGCAGCGGCGGGATGGACCAGGCGCAGATGATCGCCGCACATCTGCGCATGGAGTCTCAGTTTCATCCGGCCCTCCACCTGGAGGAAGAGCGATATGGCGATGCGGTGCTGAC
Encoded proteins:
- a CDS encoding N-formylglutamate amidohydrolase, producing the protein MAIKDIGRPRHDASQPLLAIDEPPPYAVFNPDGAAPILLLCEHASNRIPRALGDMGLPHHDRQRHIAWDIGALALAQQLSLSLDAPLFFTNYSRLVIDCNRPLSAPSFIPEVSETTEIPVNRDLSLAERQRRIDTLFTPFADAVARRLDLIEARGDRPFIVGVHSFTPVYFGRQRPWQVGILYGEAVRFAQSLIRGLSGESGLTVGDNEPYIIHPDEDYTVPVHADARKLPGVLLEVRHDLISDLAGVAAWGERLTQHLKSSVGEAVLAPNPGRSSEQGEKRR
- the pepT gene encoding peptidase T — its product is MIDTVAERFLRYVVIDTQSDPLSLTQPSTEKQKNLGRLLVEELLAINLADAHMDEHGYVHATIPSNVDRPVPVICFCSHMDTAPDYTGTNVRPQIVRHYAGGDIPLPGDPQQVIRMRDNPALAHQIGNDIITTDGTTLLGADDKAGIAEIMTAAEVLVSNPDIPHGTIKLLFTTDEEIGRGVDKVDVQKLGADFAYTVDGETAGHIEDETFSADRVDITIHGVAIHPGFAKDKMENAVKIAAAIVARLPATMAPETTEGRDGFVHPTGLTGSMEKALLSFIVRDFEEEGLAAKEEMLRDLTRSVMLDYPGSTYAFEVKEQYRNMKTILDRHPEVVDNAMEAIRRAGMVPVRGSIRGGTDGSRLSFMGLPSANLFAGGHAFHSPLEWISRQDMEKAVKTIVELAKIWAERA
- a CDS encoding dodecin, which codes for MSGHVYKKVELIGSSPVSIDEAIEAAISRASQSMRNLDWFEVDQVRGQIVNGKVAHYQVVMKVGFRIEE
- a CDS encoding DUF2254 domain-containing protein encodes the protein MKARLNQALAAIDESFWILPAILTAGGVLFALMLVRLDQAGAVPDWMVESAWLYNGGAEGARTLLGAVASTTIGIAGTVFTITIAALSLAAQQMGPRLLHNFTRDRGNQTVLGAFLGTFSYALMVLRTVRTEAEGAFVPHLALTVGIGLAFVCVAMLVYFVGHMAGRINVDTVIDLVSKNVRRAIDGLSADGPQSRPPPPVFWRDAVPVVDQRRGYLQQLDTASLAKWAADRHTVIRLLVGPGDRVFPGAPIALVKPPVDGVEQAIRSATALGWDRSGADDIEFAIRQLVEVAIRALSPGVNDPHTAISVIDRLGAALCDVAPLRLPSGVVLHEGKPGLVMPAVEYDGLVDVMFHMIRQSGSGSTAVLIRILDVLTAAVSCERQPKRVATLERHADLVMGDACRTIGNPDDLGDVQKRYRGFAAMKRSGPAAYLEAMASEQKTENALAPHLYDRLAANPGET
- a CDS encoding FKBP-type peptidyl-prolyl cis-trans isomerase → MTEVKNGDVVRIHYTAKLADGSAVDSSQGREPLELKVGAGQIIPGLDREINGMEVGETNTVTVPAREAYGPHDDAKVQTMPRSVVPEGVAVGTRLQGTGPDGQQMAVTVLGLDENQVTLDANHPLAGQDLVFDVTVVEVVDG
- a CDS encoding phospholipase D-like domain-containing protein, coding for MAWKTIFAGKSRPWRRAGRPIIKEAENAWRSVAAERVGFLIDAAAYYACVARVMEQAEEQIWITGWDFDPRIRLRPEDPQSETLGAFLERLAGQRPKVRIRILIWAMGPIYSGKSLRLFRRQKWAAHPQIELRFANHRAFRGSHHQKLVSIDDRIAFVGGIDLTARRWDRPDHLAENDLRRDPDGKPYDPVHDIQVVLEGAASRAIGDLCRARWKSSVGEEISPPTRQAAAWPAGTVPILTDCRIAIARTEPEYGDRRGRQEAVRLTLDALRSASRHIYIENQYFASKRIGALLCRRLQEPDGPEIVVVTTFSSHGILERLFMGINRDRLVRRLKQADRHGRLRVVYPVVPAADGSEQEVIIHSKLVVIDERFLRVGSSNFNNRSEGLDTECDVAVEAASDQQCVAIQQIRNGLLAEHLDVNPAEVDTMVRETGSLVAVIDRLNVNRRGLRPFDGLKEDGATSLVWGTDIVDPRRPVRPLHDSLVLVRRWGGQLFALLARLFASSKRRNSAIEREIKPSGSGRKK
- a CDS encoding lysylphosphatidylglycerol synthase domain-containing protein, which produces MPKKIIARLFIFTAIGVAGWLIYRALSRYTFGEILGVILQIPLGHLLAGIGFVCLSYFCLTLFDTLAVRYVGQRLAYRRVAITSFTSLAIGHNVGVAALSSGAIRYRFYSRWGFSGEEVAKIILFCAVTVGLGLATLAGLSCLAVPESAARIIGLSRTGALLLGITCLAGSLGYVMLAGLLRGSVRLFQWTFEMPSLPLAAGQVVVGTANFLCVSACLHQLVLAFGTPAFLETATAYVGANVAALVSHVPGGIGVLEATIAFLLGQTANIGALIAFRAIYFFLPLPLGLISLSIAEFLRFDEAKSLASKAKS